One window of the Pedobacter ginsengisoli genome contains the following:
- a CDS encoding glutamine--tRNA ligase/YqeY domain fusion protein codes for MSEERSLNFIEEIIENDLNSGKYETLITRFPPEPNGYLHIGHAKAICLNFGLTKKYGGYTNLRFDDTNPVTEKTEYVDSQQADIKWLGFEWKNELYTSDYFDSLYEYAVTLIKKGLAYVDDSTAEEIAELKGTPTEAGKDSPSRSRSIEENLDLFSRMKSGEFPDGTYTLRAKIDMASPNMIMRDPVLYRIKHAEHHRTGNKWCIYPMYDFAHGQSDSIEFITHSICTLEYVAHRELYDWLIEKLEIFPSKQYEFARLNLSYTVMSKRKLLQLVNEGVVSGWDDPRMPTISGLRRRGYTPESIREFCERIGVAKRENLIELSLLEFCVREHLNKTANRVMAVLDPIKLIITNYPEGQNEILIGENNPEAEDKGGTREIPFSNELWIEREDFMEEPAKKWFRLAPGAMVRLKHAYIVKCEDFKKDADGNVTEIYCTYIPESKSGEDTSGINVKGTIHWVSSKHARSAEIRMYDRLFTSECPDAEEGDFKDYLNSNSIEIIKQAYIEPYLANADKDARYQFIRKGYYCLDKDSTPEHLVFNRTVSLKDAWAKANK; via the coding sequence ATGAGTGAAGAAAGATCATTGAACTTCATTGAAGAAATCATTGAGAACGATTTAAATAGCGGAAAATACGAAACCCTTATTACACGTTTTCCGCCAGAGCCTAACGGATACTTGCATATAGGCCATGCTAAAGCTATATGCTTAAACTTTGGACTAACAAAAAAATATGGTGGTTATACAAACTTAAGATTTGATGACACCAATCCGGTTACTGAAAAAACCGAATATGTAGACAGTCAGCAAGCCGATATTAAATGGCTTGGCTTTGAGTGGAAAAACGAATTATATACTTCTGATTATTTCGATTCTCTTTATGAATATGCCGTAACCCTTATTAAAAAGGGTCTTGCTTATGTGGATGACAGCACTGCAGAAGAGATTGCAGAATTAAAAGGCACGCCTACCGAAGCCGGCAAAGACAGCCCATCGAGAAGCCGCAGCATTGAAGAGAATCTTGATCTTTTTAGCCGAATGAAAAGCGGCGAATTTCCGGATGGTACGTACACCCTACGTGCAAAAATAGATATGGCCAGCCCTAACATGATTATGAGGGACCCGGTGCTTTATCGTATTAAACATGCCGAACATCACAGAACAGGAAACAAATGGTGCATATACCCAATGTATGATTTTGCACATGGGCAAAGTGACAGCATTGAATTCATTACGCATTCCATTTGTACACTTGAGTATGTAGCACATCGTGAATTGTACGATTGGCTAATTGAGAAACTTGAGATATTCCCTTCAAAACAATATGAGTTTGCCCGTTTAAACCTTTCTTATACGGTTATGAGTAAGCGTAAATTGCTTCAATTGGTAAACGAAGGCGTGGTAAGTGGATGGGATGATCCGCGTATGCCAACCATAAGCGGACTTAGGAGACGTGGCTATACCCCAGAAAGTATAAGAGAGTTTTGTGAGAGGATTGGAGTTGCCAAAAGAGAAAACCTAATTGAATTAAGCCTTTTAGAGTTCTGTGTACGCGAACATTTAAATAAAACTGCTAACAGGGTTATGGCGGTATTGGACCCTATTAAACTTATAATTACGAATTACCCTGAAGGGCAAAACGAGATTTTAATTGGCGAAAACAACCCTGAAGCGGAAGATAAAGGTGGAACAAGAGAGATTCCTTTCAGCAATGAATTGTGGATTGAACGCGAAGATTTTATGGAAGAACCTGCAAAAAAATGGTTCAGACTTGCACCCGGAGCAATGGTAAGACTTAAACATGCTTACATTGTAAAATGTGAAGACTTTAAAAAAGATGCAGATGGTAATGTGACCGAAATCTATTGCACGTATATTCCAGAATCTAAGAGTGGGGAAGATACTAGTGGCATCAACGTTAAAGGTACCATCCATTGGGTGAGCAGCAAACATGCAAGAAGTGCCGAAATCAGAATGTACGATCGTTTATTTACTTCGGAATGTCCTGATGCTGAAGAGGGCGACTTTAAAGATTATCTTAACTCAAACAGTATAGAAATCATTAAGCAGGCCTATATTGAACCTTACCTTGCTAATGCTGATAAGGATGCACGCTATCAGTTCATCAGAAAAGGCTATTATTGCCTTGATAAAGATTCTACCCCTGAGCACCTGGTATTTAACCGTACTGTTTCTCTAAAGGATGCCTGGGCAAAAGCCAATAAATAG
- a CDS encoding N-acetylmuramoyl-L-alanine amidase gives MAHQIKLRKGCPYILAMLILASCSTGKYAATNKVYKKKAGEFAETIKSMPPVNQGVVLSDPTLQSWVGSVNFGIRRPNFVILHHTAQKSTDQTIKTFTIAKTEVSAHYVVGRDGKVVQMVNDYLRANHAGVGKWGNDTDLNSSSIGIEIDNSGAEPYSEPQLESLMTLLATLKSRYKIPTANFIGHSDVAPRRKVDPANFPWKRFAEKGYGLWYDSVLVMPPEDFDATLALKIIGYDVSNLPAAIVAFKIHFVQTDVTPELTPAVKLILFNLYKKYM, from the coding sequence ATGGCACATCAGATCAAATTACGAAAGGGCTGCCCCTATATTTTAGCAATGCTTATTCTTGCCTCATGTTCAACAGGTAAATATGCCGCTACAAATAAAGTATATAAGAAAAAGGCAGGTGAGTTTGCAGAAACAATAAAGTCAATGCCGCCTGTAAATCAGGGAGTGGTGCTTTCCGATCCGACACTTCAATCATGGGTTGGCTCAGTTAATTTTGGTATACGGAGGCCGAATTTTGTGATTCTCCATCATACTGCTCAAAAATCTACTGACCAGACAATAAAAACGTTTACAATTGCTAAAACAGAGGTAAGTGCGCATTATGTAGTTGGCAGAGATGGGAAAGTTGTACAAATGGTAAATGATTATTTAAGAGCCAATCATGCTGGTGTAGGGAAGTGGGGGAACGACACAGATTTGAACTCTTCTTCAATTGGAATTGAAATTGACAATTCTGGTGCTGAGCCTTATTCTGAGCCTCAGCTAGAAAGCCTGATGACTTTGCTTGCAACATTAAAAAGCAGATATAAAATTCCTACAGCAAATTTTATAGGCCATTCTGATGTGGCACCAAGAAGGAAGGTTGATCCCGCAAATTTCCCATGGAAAAGGTTTGCTGAAAAAGGCTACGGCTTATGGTACGACAGTGTGCTTGTGATGCCGCCAGAGGATTTTGATGCAACACTTGCGTTAAAAATTATTGGGTATGATGTCAGCAATCTACCTGCGGCAATTGTGGCATTTAAGATTCACTTTGTGCAAACAGACGTTACACCGGAATTGACGCCGGCTGTTAAACTGATTCTGTTTAACTTATACAAGAAGTATATGTAA
- a CDS encoding dipeptidyl-peptidase 3 family protein, giving the protein MKNISKASLFIAGCSIIAGIASCGNPQDKNTKTTEKTTANDSLQKYVNERLDIYEKVKLTTNLNDLTINERKILPLLIQSAQIMDDLFWKQAYPQRDSLLNTIKDEKTKSFIWINYGPWDRLNGDKPFIPGIGPKPDAASFYPAGMTKDDLKKSDAKDKYGQYSVIKKDSTGKLISIPYHVLFATELQKVSNLLKQAALLAEDAGLKKYLNLRADALVTDNYTASDYAWLDMKNNSLDIIIGPIENYEDKLFNARASYEAYVLIKDKVWSKRLAKYVSMLPQLQQGLPVEAKYKKEKPGTDSELNAYDVIYYAGDCNAGSKTIAVNLPNDEIIQQKKGTRRSQLKNAMKAKFDKILIPIAKELIDKDQQQYINFEAFFANVMFHEVAHGLGIKKTITGKGFVKEALQEQYSWLEEGKADVLGLYMVTGLLKKKELEGDIKQFYTTYMAGILRSVRFGAASAHGKANMQCFNFFKENGAFVRNENGTYKVDFSKFETAMNKLSNLIITLQGNGDKAAVEKTQKENAVISTELQTDLDKLTKKGIPVDIIFEQGVDVLGVK; this is encoded by the coding sequence ATGAAAAACATAAGCAAAGCAAGCCTTTTTATTGCTGGATGCTCAATAATTGCAGGAATTGCCTCGTGTGGTAACCCGCAGGACAAAAACACAAAAACAACAGAAAAGACAACAGCAAACGACAGCTTACAGAAGTATGTAAATGAGCGCCTGGACATTTATGAAAAAGTAAAGCTAACCACCAATTTAAATGACCTGACTATTAATGAGCGCAAAATACTTCCGCTTTTGATACAGTCTGCTCAAATAATGGATGATCTATTCTGGAAACAGGCATACCCGCAAAGAGATAGTTTACTAAACACCATTAAGGACGAAAAAACAAAGTCTTTTATCTGGATTAACTATGGCCCCTGGGACAGACTTAATGGAGATAAGCCCTTTATACCAGGTATTGGCCCTAAGCCAGATGCCGCCAGTTTTTATCCTGCAGGAATGACTAAAGATGATCTTAAAAAATCTGATGCAAAAGATAAATACGGCCAATATTCTGTTATAAAAAAGGATAGCACCGGAAAACTGATTTCAATTCCTTATCATGTTCTTTTTGCTACTGAACTACAAAAAGTTTCAAATCTTTTAAAGCAGGCTGCACTACTGGCAGAAGATGCGGGACTTAAAAAATACCTTAATCTTCGTGCTGATGCTTTGGTAACAGATAATTATACGGCAAGTGATTACGCGTGGTTAGACATGAAAAACAATAGCCTAGACATTATAATAGGACCTATTGAGAATTATGAAGACAAACTATTCAATGCGCGTGCATCTTACGAGGCATATGTGCTCATTAAAGACAAGGTATGGAGTAAACGGCTTGCCAAGTATGTAAGCATGCTCCCTCAGTTACAGCAAGGCTTGCCTGTTGAAGCTAAATATAAAAAAGAAAAACCTGGTACTGATTCTGAACTAAATGCTTACGACGTAATCTACTATGCCGGTGATTGTAATGCCGGGTCAAAAACAATTGCGGTAAACCTTCCAAATGACGAGATCATACAGCAAAAGAAAGGGACAAGGCGCTCACAGCTAAAAAATGCAATGAAAGCCAAGTTTGATAAAATTCTAATCCCTATAGCCAAGGAACTTATAGACAAAGATCAGCAGCAATACATCAATTTTGAGGCCTTCTTTGCCAACGTAATGTTCCATGAGGTTGCCCACGGCTTAGGTATCAAAAAAACAATTACCGGCAAAGGCTTTGTTAAAGAGGCTCTGCAAGAGCAATACTCATGGCTTGAAGAAGGAAAAGCTGATGTTCTGGGTCTTTACATGGTAACAGGTTTACTTAAAAAGAAAGAACTAGAAGGCGATATTAAGCAGTTTTACACTACTTATATGGCGGGTATACTTCGTTCAGTAAGGTTTGGTGCAGCAAGCGCACATGGCAAAGCAAATATGCAATGCTTTAACTTCTTTAAAGAGAATGGAGCCTTTGTGAGAAATGAAAACGGCACATACAAGGTTGACTTTTCTAAGTTCGAGACAGCAATGAATAAATTAAGCAATTTGATTATAACGCTGCAAGGAAATGGAGACAAGGCTGCTGTAGAAAAGACGCAAAAGGAAAATGCCGTTATTTCAACCGAACTTCAAACCGATCTGGATAAACTAACCAAAAAAGGAATTCCTGTTGACATCATTTTTGAACAGGGTGTTGATGTTTTAGGAGTAAAATAA
- a CDS encoding response regulator — translation MEKNKRVFVFDDNAEILELCTIILEDAGYDIRTSSTSNDIIGQVQAYVPDIIFMDNWLPDVGGVDATRALKAHETLKSIPVIYFSANNDVKTLAAEAGADGYLSKPFDIQELEDVIRKHLAI, via the coding sequence ATGGAGAAGAATAAGAGAGTATTTGTATTTGATGACAATGCAGAAATTTTAGAGCTATGCACAATTATTCTTGAAGATGCAGGCTATGATATCAGGACATCCTCGACCTCTAATGATATTATAGGGCAGGTGCAGGCTTATGTTCCGGATATTATTTTTATGGACAATTGGTTGCCTGATGTAGGAGGGGTAGATGCAACCAGGGCGCTTAAAGCTCATGAAACACTAAAAAGCATCCCTGTAATTTATTTCTCTGCAAACAACGATGTGAAAACGTTAGCGGCCGAAGCTGGGGCAGATGGCTACTTGTCTAAGCCGTTTGACATACAGGAACTGGAAGATGTTATTAGAAAACATTTGGCAATATAA
- a CDS encoding chemotaxis protein CheB: protein MMKKCEAFIIGGSAGSLDVLLKVLPLINVKIRFPIVIVIHRKHGADSLLPELLSSKTELSVKEVEEKEPLTAGTIYIAPSDYHLLIEQDRTFSLDYSEKINYSRPAIDATFQTAAEVYKDKLACLLLSGSNSDGVNGLSSVKLWGGVALIQDPSTAQVAYMPAQAQANVKIDAVLSIEAIAEFINLLP from the coding sequence ATGATGAAAAAATGTGAAGCATTTATTATTGGAGGCTCTGCAGGGAGCTTGGATGTACTTTTAAAGGTGCTGCCATTAATTAATGTTAAAATAAGATTTCCGATAGTTATTGTTATTCATCGTAAGCATGGAGCAGATTCTTTATTGCCCGAATTGTTATCGAGCAAAACTGAGCTTAGTGTTAAAGAAGTAGAAGAGAAAGAGCCACTTACCGCGGGGACTATTTACATCGCACCATCAGATTACCATCTACTGATAGAACAGGACAGGACTTTCTCTCTGGATTATTCTGAGAAAATAAACTATTCCAGACCGGCAATTGATGCTACATTTCAAACAGCGGCCGAAGTATATAAAGATAAATTAGCTTGTTTATTGCTATCAGGATCGAATTCGGATGGTGTTAACGGGTTAAGCAGTGTTAAACTTTGGGGTGGGGTAGCATTAATTCAGGATCCATCAACTGCACAGGTTGCTTATATGCCGGCACAGGCTCAGGCCAACGTAAAAATAGATGCGGTTTTAAGTATAGAAGCTATTGCAGAATTTATAAATTTGTTACCCTAA
- a CDS encoding CheR family methyltransferase, producing the protein MELSVINDDHVEILLSDLLEQYGYDFTGYSRASLKRRIIRLYSLDRAVSFAEFRYKINNDNLYFKRFVEQITVNVTEMFRDPGFFKTLRDVVLPKLGTYPFIRIWLAGCSTGEEAYSISIILNELNLLHKSLIYATDLNPIVLEKAAQGMFGMNYMKQYSENYILSGGLKDFSSYYTANYSLAKFNDELKSKIIFSTHNLVSDYSFNEFQLILCRNVLIYFDRELQQKVLNLFDESLEDLGYLALGTKETINFSGISAKYKRLNSEKIWRKIQ; encoded by the coding sequence TTGGAACTCTCTGTAATTAACGACGACCATGTTGAGATTTTACTTTCAGATCTCCTGGAGCAATATGGCTATGATTTTACAGGGTATTCAAGAGCATCTTTAAAGAGAAGAATCATTAGGCTGTATAGTTTAGATAGGGCAGTGAGCTTTGCCGAGTTCAGGTATAAGATAAATAACGACAACTTATATTTTAAACGGTTTGTAGAACAGATTACAGTTAATGTAACCGAGATGTTTAGAGATCCCGGTTTTTTTAAAACCTTAAGAGATGTAGTGCTCCCAAAGCTGGGGACTTATCCGTTTATCAGGATCTGGTTGGCGGGTTGCTCAACTGGCGAAGAGGCGTATTCAATTTCAATTATTTTAAATGAGCTTAATCTGCTGCATAAATCATTAATCTATGCTACAGACTTAAATCCCATTGTGCTGGAAAAGGCTGCTCAGGGTATGTTTGGAATGAATTATATGAAGCAATATTCTGAAAACTATATTTTATCTGGTGGTTTAAAGGATTTTTCAAGCTATTATACGGCTAATTACTCACTTGCAAAATTTAACGATGAATTAAAAAGCAAGATTATATTCTCGACACACAACCTGGTTTCTGATTACTCCTTTAATGAGTTTCAGCTTATTTTATGTAGAAATGTCCTGATCTATTTTGATCGGGAATTACAGCAAAAGGTGCTGAACCTTTTTGATGAGAGTCTTGAAGATTTGGGATATCTGGCATTGGGAACCAAGGAAACGATTAATTTTTCGGGTATTTCTGCTAAATATAAACGGTTGAATTCAGAGAAGATCTGGAGGAAAATACAATGA
- a CDS encoding response regulator, whose translation MAKKVLIIDDDNRNIFALSAVLKARGYHCLTAAGGEEGIGLLKENKEIAVVLMDMMMPGMDGYEAIAKIDESPDLKHIPVIAVTAQAMVGDRERCINAGAVGYVSKPINVEELTSLLIKYI comes from the coding sequence ATGGCAAAGAAAGTATTGATAATTGATGATGATAACAGGAACATTTTTGCTCTGTCGGCTGTTTTAAAGGCCAGGGGCTATCATTGTTTAACTGCTGCGGGTGGGGAAGAAGGCATAGGTTTGCTTAAAGAGAATAAAGAAATTGCAGTGGTTTTGATGGATATGATGATGCCCGGGATGGACGGATATGAGGCTATTGCTAAAATAGACGAAAGTCCTGATCTTAAGCATATTCCTGTGATAGCTGTTACCGCACAGGCTATGGTTGGCGATAGAGAACGGTGTATTAATGCGGGGGCGGTAGGTTATGTTTCTAAACCTATTAATGTTGAAGAATTAACAAGTTTGCTTATTAAATATATTTAA